The segment ATTTCAGATTCATTTGAGTGGTTCTTTAATGATAAAGTTCGACATTTATCAGAGGATTCTGAAATAGATTTCAAAGATGCATTGAGAAATTCCAACATTGAAGATACAGAAGTTTCTTCGGTTGAAATGATTTTCTCAGAAGCAGATGTTAATTCTACAAAGACGCTGAATTACAAAAAAAATAAACTAGTCTCGGACTTCTCAAATAAGTCGGACGATTTCAATTCTTATTTAAACAATACCCAAAATGAAAATCTTGTTCTTCGTTATCAATTTCTAACGGAATTTATTGATAAAACAAAGGGTGAAAAACTAAAAAGTTTATCTGATGTGATTGGATATGCCGAAGTTAACAAGGCAAAAGAAGTATTGAAGACAGCCTACAACTCAATAAAAACTGAAATTAAAAACCAGAATTACGAATCCCAAATTAACACACAAAAACAAATTCAGATTGAAAAAATTGGTGCTGCTATTGGTGTGGAAAAGAATTTGTTTGAGAAGGTTAATGAGATAATAACACCTTTAAAGTTGGGAGTTGCTGTAAAATCGTTCAAGGACATTGATGCAGTTCTTAATTTGCTTAAAACACGGGTCAACACGATAGTTCTTGACGAATTAAGGTTTCTCGAAAACTGCAAAAATACTTTAACTAATCTGAAAGGTGAGATTAGTTTACTTAACTCAGAGTATGAAAAATACTACATAGAGTTCAATAAAATTGCTGATGATGTTTATAGTATAATGCAAATATTCTTTGCGGAATTACTTAAAGCTGGTCGCTCGGTGATTGAAAAAAAATACCACCTTGACGATACTTGCCCATTGTGTTTACAACCAATGAGTAAGTATAAATTGCTTAAAGATATTCAAAAGAGATTAGCGCAAATAGAAGAATCATTAAAAAAGAAAACTGCCTGTGATGCAGCAAGACAATCAATAATAAATATTTCAAAAGAACGAATAAATAGACTCGAAAATTTGCGTATTGATTCCCATTACAACAACAAGGCTTTTGAACCAATTAAAAAAGCTATTGATTATTTAATAATAAAAATATCTTCTCTTGAAAAAGAGGCAAACGAAAAATTTACGTCAGGAAATAAAATATCAGAGCCTAAAACATTAAAGCTACAAGATGCTGACTTTGCAATATTTACAATTCTAGAATCAAAAATTACAGCATTACAAGCAGTAATGAAAAAAGATAATAATGCTGTAATCTATTCAAATATCTCATCTGCAAAAGATGCTTTTCTTCGCATAAAGAAATTTGAAAAGGAAAGGAAAGTTTTTGAAGACCAGAGGTCATCAATGGAAATCATATACAACGAATTTGTTAAGAAACTAAAGGAAGGTTTAGAGAACTTCATCACTACTTTTTCAGGAACAATAAACGAATACTACCAGTTTATGAATCCAGGTGAACAGTTTCAAGAGTTGAAGATCGTAACCATAGGTGAGGAAGATGAACTTAATGGAATCACCATTGAGTATAAATATAACGATAATTGGGTATCACCACCACAAAAATATTTTAGCGAATCACATCTCAACTGCTTTGGTTTGTCATTCTTTTTAGCTTCTGTTATAGCATTTAATAAAGAAAACAAATTTCTGCTTTTAGACGACGTCATTTCAAGTTTTGACAGCAATCACAGGAAAAAATTTGCGGATTTGATATTTGAAAAATTTTCTGACTACCAAATAATTTTGATGACTCACGAAAACGAATGGTATCAATATGTAAGTCAACTTGCAAAAAGAAAGAGTTGGTTAATCAATGAAATAAAATGGAGCGATACTGAAGGTACATATATCGAAGACAAACCGACAGATTTAAGAGAAATTATTGAAACTAACATAGCCAAGGGTGATATTGATATTACCGGAAATCCAATCAGAAAATATCTCGAACATACGCTTAAAGTAATTTGTGCAAACCTTGAAGTAAAAGTAAATTTTAGATTCAATGAAGTGAATGAAAAGCGGATGCCGGATGAATTACTAAATGACTTGAAATCGAAAATCAATAAAAGTAGTAACGATTTGAAATCAAAAATGCCAATCATTGACAGGATTATTAACTCAAACATCTTAGGCAACTTACTTTCACATGATAACCCATTTTCACCAAAATTAGGCGATCTAAAAGCATTTTGGGCAGACCTTGGGGAGTTCGAAAAGTTATTCTATTGCCAAGAATCGACATGTAAAAAGCCAATGGTTTCTATGAGAAACTATGATACTGTAGCAAAAAAAATTCGTTGTGGATGCGATAAAACAAAATATGACTGGAAAATATAATTAATAAAACAAAAAAGACAAGATTAAAATTAGTGTACTTTATCAGCATTCATTGAACTGTCAAGTAATCCTTGACAGTTCAAAATTATAAACCAAATAGCCCCCAAAACAAGATAACCCAAAAGATTAAGTAGTCAAGTATTCCTTGACTACTAAAAACCCTGAGGCTATTTCATAAATAATTTAATTTCTGCAAGTTGCAAGGAAAAAAAAACCTCATTTTCAAGAAGAACTTATATGTAAATTTGATCTCGTTGAAGTTTGCTAAGTTTAATAAGTAGCAAACAGTCGATAATTAATAAAAGATAGAATGACCTGGACAGACTACATACCGGAGGACATTAAGGAACTTTATGAGATTCATGACTTTAAGCATGCTTCGGCTATCCTGGCAATGGAATTTCGAAAAGAATTTGAAGAAATCTGCCAGGCTTTAAGGGCATTTCGATTCTCTCAGAAAGATATTATTGAAGGAGGTAAAAATGAAAGTCACATTCCTAAAATATTATCATCAATACTTCGACCAATGTCTTGGACCGAGAGAAAATTAGGTGCGGAATTGAATATATTTGAAATAAAAGGCAAAACAAAAGAGCCAAAGGGTTCTTTCAGCCATGGAACTCACAAAGTTGATTATCTTAAAGGAAGAGTTGCATTTGACCTGGAATGGAATAGTAAAGACCAGACTTTTGACCGTGATTTGTATGCTTTACGGGCTTTTTTCGAATATAATGCGATAAGTGTCGGTGTATTGGTCACGCGAAGCAATGAACTGGATCCACTTTTCAGAAAACTCGGAATCATGCCCAAGTATGGCGCGAGTACTACACAAATGGGAAAATTGCTCCCACGCTTGCAAGCAGGTCGAAACGGGGGATGCCCTGTATTAGTATTTGGTATCACATCTAAACTTATAACAGACAATGGATAAACTATCTGCAGCGGAGGATTTCAGAAGATTTGCGGAGGGGAAGAAGTTTGCGACTATCCTTGCAGATCCACCCTGGCAATTTGAGAACAGGACAGGCAAAATGGCGCCAGAGCATAAGCGGTTGTCCAGGTATTCTACATTAACCCTGGAAGAAATAAAGAAAATACCTGTAAAAGAGGCAGTAGAAGATTCGGCGCATTTATATTTATGGGTTCCCAATGCCTTGCTCTCAGAAGGATTAGAAGTTATGAAAGCCTGGGGATTCACCTATAAAACAAATCTGATTTGGTACAAGGTAAGGAAAGACGGTGGTCCGGACCGCAGAGGCGTTGGCTTCTATTTCAGAAATGTTACGGAAATGATATTATTCGGTGTCCGGGGAAAGAATGCCAGAACACTTAAGCGGGGCAGAACACAGGAAAATATGATCATTAAGCAGAAAAGGGAACACAGCCGCAAACCCGATGAACAATATGAGCTGATTGAAGCCTGCAGCTGGGGCCCATTTCTCGAAATGTTCGCACGGGGCTCTCGTCCTGAATGGGTCTGCTGGGGAAACCAGGCTGAAGACTATTCCATCGAATGGGAAACCTATAAAAACCATTCACAGAATGGGAAGAAAGACAGGCCTATTTTACCTTTGAAAATAAAAAAGCCCCAAACAGCTGAACAGCTTAGGTTACTGGAAGGGAAATCGAAATATCTCAAGAAATTAAAAAAGGATATTTGAACCTAAGCTTAATATCCATCAATCCATTGGCATTTCTATCTTTGATCATTTTGTTAAGGTCAACAAAATGATCCGAAGTTTATACTTTACTTTGCAAAGGAATATGTAGGATAAACCTTAAAAATCAGAACAATCAAAACAATCCGAAACACTAACTCAAAGAATCATGCAATCAAAAATCTCCACAATCATTCATTACAACCGCGATGAAAACAGCTTTACTGCCCGGTTTTTCGAAAGGTTGATTATCCGCTTTGAGAATAACAAGGAGGATTTCAATAAATTTTTATATTTAATTGAAGAAGCAGCAACAGCAAACAATAAGGAAGTCCTGAAAAACAAAACACTTCAGCCACCGTCTTTCAGGAACCTGCAGTATGAAGACAGCATGCCTTTCCTGGAAAATGTTGATTTATATTCTTACTGTAAAAGGAGCGGAATTGACATTAAAATTGATAAAGAGACCATAGATAAAACCGAATTTGATTTTGTCATGACGGCTGTCGACGATAAAAAGAAAAGCACTATCATCGTGTTTGAAGTGAAATGCTTTACCGATTTGAAATGGTCTGAAATTAACAGGCAAAACGACATTTTAAAGAAATATCAAGCAGCCGGGTTGTACGACAATTTTTATCACATCGCATTAATCTCTTATGAGAACTTGGTAAGGGGAAAGGTGCCCAGGCAAGCCTTTCCCGGAGTGAAAAACTTCTCCATTGTAACCTGGGAAGATGTGAAAAGTTTAATTGATTTTGGCCGGATTAGGAAAGAAATAGAATTCAGTTTGATGAAGAAAGTAATTCATCTTGATGGGGAAGGAAAAACGAAACGGACTCTGATAAAAACGCTATAAAGAACAAAATTTAGTCCAAAAGTATCTCCTTTAATTTTCATGAATCAATTAATTTTTTAGACAGTCTGGTATAAAGTAACTTTGAAAAACTAGTTAGATATGAATTATCAATTTGAAAGCAGTAAAGACGAATTTTTGATTGAAGAGTTAATAATATTCAGCTTAAATGCCGGGCTTCAAACAAGAAACAAGTCATTCCCGATTTATAACACTGAATTTAAAAATTCAAATCAAACAAAATGTATTAGAAATTATATAAAGGATTTTTTGCTTAAGTATCTGAGCAATTATTCATCAATTGACGAAAATAATCATGTGCAAAAGATAAATGAGTTGTCTGATTCTATTTCCACAAAGTATTCTGAGATACTTTATAAAAATAGGTTCCGAATAGGAATAAGTCAAAAAATAATTAATCTTTTTTTAAAATACATGTGGGCGATTGGCAAGATTGATATGCCTTTCCATTGCCCCATAGATAATATTGTTAAATCGAAATTACAGAAAGAGGTAAATGGGCATTCGCTGAAAGATTGGACTGAAATTGATGATATTAAAGAGTATCTTAAATATATCGAGATCATTAGATTAAAATCAATTGAATCTAAAATTACTATCGCTCAATGGGAGTTGGAGAATTGGCGAAGAAAATAAAATAATACTTTGACCAGTTCGAAGGGCTTTATGTTGCCAAGCCCAATTCCCTTCATGTCTTCTTCGCGGAACTTCATGTAATAATCCAAACCACATAGACCGGCATATTAGTGACAAGCCTGCATATATAGAATTTTTCCCATTTTTTGGTTATCTTTGTAAATAACATTATGATTCAAAGAGTTTACATAGACACCTCGGTCATTGGTGGATGTTTTGATGAAGAATTCATGGATTGGTCCAACAAACTTGTCAGGGAATTCCTGACTGGTCAAAAAATTGCCATTATATCTGATATTACCATTGACGAAGTTATGGATGCACCTAAGCCTGTCCGGGATAAACTCGATGAAATCATTAACGGTGAGTTTAAAGAGTTAATACCTGCTGATCAGGAAGTAAAAGAACTAGCTGAAATTTATATCCTGGAAGGGGCTGTTTCAAGAAAATATTATGAAGATGCCCTTCATATTGCTATGGCTACAATTCACAAAGCATCAGTACTGGCTAGCTGGAATTTTAAACATATTGTCAACCTTGAACGTATCAGACAATACAATGCAGTAAATATTAAAAAAGGTTATGCATTGCTTGAAATCAGAAGTCCTCGCGAAATTGTAAAAATTGAAGATAATGAGTAAAAAGAAATTTGATTGTGTTGAATTAATGCGAAAGATACGGGATAAACGTCATTCTGAATATGAAAAGAATCCTTTATTGCGCGAGAAAAGGCTTGCTGCAATCAGGAAAAAATATAGCATTAAAAAGAAAACAGAAATGAAGGCCAGCCACTAATAAGTGAGACTTCGTGTGGCGCCAGCTCAATCCCCTTTGGGTCTTCTTCGCGGAACTTCGTGTCCAGTTGGCAGTTGGACAGTTGGCAGTCGTTATAAAACCCGGAACAACCACCAAATGAAGCAGATGATGCCCGCCCCCCAGTACCACCCGAAAAAGCCGAGAAGATAATCGAAATCAATCCGCTCGAGCAGACACCGGTGCTTCGTTGTCCGACCCAATGCAGCCCTGACCTCCTCGCCTTCAACAAGCAATTGATTTTCCCTGATGTTCTTAATCCAAATCCTGCTGTCAGGAATATCCGGCACGCCTGTCTCCTTAGCCCGGTCAATGCAATCTTCTAGGTCGCCAGGCTGGTATCCTAATCTGACTCCTTCAATCACCGACATCAGGTGATGGCTCAGATATCCACATAACTTCCTGCAATCGTCCCGCTCTACAAATTCGCAGATGCTCGTTTTGTCAACTGGTTTAAGCTGTACCAGGGCGGATGCCCAATTCTGCAAACGGATATGGCAACGACTCATTCCCAAGTGAATGAAGACCATAGTTTCAGTTGACAAATCGCCACGTGCAAGCGAAAGGGCCAGGAACAATCCGGATAGCACACTTAATATCACTGCTTCAAATGATGGCGCAAGAATGATAGCCGAATTGCCTGATTTGAGTGCAACAAATACATAGCCTAACAGCAA is part of the Bacteroidales bacterium genome and harbors:
- a CDS encoding MT-A70 family methyltransferase, with product MDKLSAAEDFRRFAEGKKFATILADPPWQFENRTGKMAPEHKRLSRYSTLTLEEIKKIPVKEAVEDSAHLYLWVPNALLSEGLEVMKAWGFTYKTNLIWYKVRKDGGPDRRGVGFYFRNVTEMILFGVRGKNARTLKRGRTQENMIIKQKREHSRKPDEQYELIEACSWGPFLEMFARGSRPEWVCWGNQAEDYSIEWETYKNHSQNGKKDRPILPLKIKKPQTAEQLRLLEGKSKYLKKLKKDI
- a CDS encoding AAA family ATPase, which codes for MNFKNLEKRMSIKIKKIAIKGIRGVQKTMELQLSEKSILIYGDNGTGKSSISDSFEWFFNDKVRHLSEDSEIDFKDALRNSNIEDTEVSSVEMIFSEADVNSTKTLNYKKNKLVSDFSNKSDDFNSYLNNTQNENLVLRYQFLTEFIDKTKGEKLKSLSDVIGYAEVNKAKEVLKTAYNSIKTEIKNQNYESQINTQKQIQIEKIGAAIGVEKNLFEKVNEIITPLKLGVAVKSFKDIDAVLNLLKTRVNTIVLDELRFLENCKNTLTNLKGEISLLNSEYEKYYIEFNKIADDVYSIMQIFFAELLKAGRSVIEKKYHLDDTCPLCLQPMSKYKLLKDIQKRLAQIEESLKKKTACDAARQSIINISKERINRLENLRIDSHYNNKAFEPIKKAIDYLIIKISSLEKEANEKFTSGNKISEPKTLKLQDADFAIFTILESKITALQAVMKKDNNAVIYSNISSAKDAFLRIKKFEKERKVFEDQRSSMEIIYNEFVKKLKEGLENFITTFSGTINEYYQFMNPGEQFQELKIVTIGEEDELNGITIEYKYNDNWVSPPQKYFSESHLNCFGLSFFLASVIAFNKENKFLLLDDVISSFDSNHRKKFADLIFEKFSDYQIILMTHENEWYQYVSQLAKRKSWLINEIKWSDTEGTYIEDKPTDLREIIETNIAKGDIDITGNPIRKYLEHTLKVICANLEVKVNFRFNEVNEKRMPDELLNDLKSKINKSSNDLKSKMPIIDRIINSNILGNLLSHDNPFSPKLGDLKAFWADLGEFEKLFYCQESTCKKPMVSMRNYDTVAKKIRCGCDKTKYDWKI
- a CDS encoding PIN domain-containing protein — encoded protein: MVIFVNNIMIQRVYIDTSVIGGCFDEEFMDWSNKLVREFLTGQKIAIISDITIDEVMDAPKPVRDKLDEIINGEFKELIPADQEVKELAEIYILEGAVSRKYYEDALHIAMATIHKASVLASWNFKHIVNLERIRQYNAVNIKKGYALLEIRSPREIVKIEDNE
- a CDS encoding restriction endonuclease gives rise to the protein MTWTDYIPEDIKELYEIHDFKHASAILAMEFRKEFEEICQALRAFRFSQKDIIEGGKNESHIPKILSSILRPMSWTERKLGAELNIFEIKGKTKEPKGSFSHGTHKVDYLKGRVAFDLEWNSKDQTFDRDLYALRAFFEYNAISVGVLVTRSNELDPLFRKLGIMPKYGASTTQMGKLLPRLQAGRNGGCPVLVFGITSKLITDNG